Within Dehalococcoidia bacterium, the genomic segment CGACCTTGATGAGCGGACCGAACCCGGGAAGTTCAAAGATCACATCGCTATGATGCGTAACGCTGTTGGTCCGGACATTGACCTGATGGTCGACAACCATGGTCGATCAAGACCGGCAATGGCGATCAAGCTAATACGCTCCATCGAGGAGTACAACTTGCTGTTCTTCGAGGAGCCGGTTCCGCCTAACAACATAGACTCGTTAGCGCTGGTCAGACATGCGGGACTTGGCACCGAGCTTGCTACCGGCGAACGCCTGCTCACGCGCTGGGGCAACAAGGACGTGATCGAGCGCCAACTCGTCGACGTGCTTCAACCGGACGTCTGCCACTGCGGTGGGATATCAGAGTTGAGACGTATAGCCGCGATGGCTGAGACGTACTACATCAACATGGCGTTCCACAATCCCAAGGGCCCGGTTGCAACCGCGGCGAGCATCCACGTTGCGGCGTCCATTCCCAACTTCCTCATCCTGGAGCATGTCTCCCGCATGCCGGTGTTTGATGAGATACAGGTAGAACCAATGAAGCTGGGAGCGGGTTACTATGACCTTCCCACCGCCCCCGGACTGGGAGTGGACCTGAATGAGGAAGTGTTCGAGGCTTACCCTTACCGCTACCGACCGGTACTATTTGCCTCGCACGCGGACGGCGCACCCGCCCATCCATAATTGAGCTCGACGCGATATACTGCAACTGAACACACTCCCCCGGAGGATATCCGATGGCTCCAGTTCCACAGGTGGTTCGCGGCGTTTTGAGGTCGACGCTCATGCCGGCATTCATGGCTTGGGAGCGTATCGAGTCCGGTGTCAGCTACAACCCGATCTCGGCAAAAACCATTGCGTACCCATTCGACAAGTACGAAGAGTTGCGCCAGAAAGACCCGGTCCACCGGCTCAGAACGATCAATGCCTGGGTGCT encodes:
- the dgoD gene encoding galactonate dehydratase, translated to MNITDIKPFVMWAEGSGRNWMFVKVETDEGIHGWGEGGLVNQATTISEAVHMLAPQILGRSAFDIERAWQLMYLHNRYRNGVIISSALSAIDQALWDIKGKALGVPVYQLLGGAVRDRIRTYTGADTVEVARAGIEQGFTAIKSGWGYPMIDLDERTEPGKFKDHIAMMRNAVGPDIDLMVDNHGRSRPAMAIKLIRSIEEYNLLFFEEPVPPNNIDSLALVRHAGLGTELATGERLLTRWGNKDVIERQLVDVLQPDVCHCGGISELRRIAAMAETYYINMAFHNPKGPVATAASIHVAASIPNFLILEHVSRMPVFDEIQVEPMKLGAGYYDLPTAPGLGVDLNEEVFEAYPYRYRPVLFASHADGAPAHP